In one Pseudodesulfovibrio tunisiensis genomic region, the following are encoded:
- a CDS encoding DUF368 domain-containing protein, whose product MSEEIKTFRDAWMAGPGPRNARSAALLWAKGFCMGAADIIPGVSGGTIAFITGIYDQLVDAIRSFDLNFAGRLLRLDVRGALASAHLRFLVCLLFGILTAVVGMARVMNHMLVNHPVQIWSLFFGLIAASVWIVGRKIEPFSAFNIGMVMLGAAGSYLLVGMIPVSTPETMGFVFLCGAVAICAMILPGISGAFILLMLGKYEYVTRTLKNPFLADNMMIILAFAAGAVVGIIVFSRILHYLLRNWHAATVSVLTGFMLGALRKVWPWKEILDSVVIRGKVHVLSERNVLPSGVDSELFLAVGLALAGAAAVLALEMLSRSRPGSAS is encoded by the coding sequence GTGTCTGAGGAAATCAAGACTTTCAGGGATGCGTGGATGGCCGGTCCCGGCCCCAGAAACGCGCGTTCCGCCGCGCTGCTCTGGGCCAAGGGGTTCTGCATGGGGGCGGCCGACATCATTCCCGGCGTTTCCGGCGGAACCATTGCCTTCATTACCGGAATCTACGATCAGCTCGTGGATGCCATCCGTTCCTTTGACCTGAATTTTGCCGGTCGTCTTCTGCGATTGGATGTGCGCGGAGCCCTGGCTTCGGCGCATCTGCGATTTCTTGTCTGCCTGCTGTTCGGGATTCTGACCGCCGTGGTGGGCATGGCCCGGGTCATGAACCACATGCTGGTCAATCATCCTGTACAGATATGGTCCCTGTTCTTCGGGCTGATCGCGGCCTCGGTCTGGATCGTGGGGCGGAAGATCGAGCCGTTTTCCGCGTTCAATATCGGCATGGTCATGCTCGGGGCCGCAGGGAGCTATCTGCTTGTCGGCATGATTCCCGTGTCCACGCCGGAAACCATGGGATTCGTGTTCCTGTGCGGGGCCGTGGCCATCTGCGCCATGATCCTGCCGGGCATCAGCGGGGCCTTCATTCTGCTCATGCTCGGCAAGTACGAATACGTGACTCGTACTTTGAAAAACCCATTTTTGGCGGATAACATGATGATAATTCTGGCCTTTGCGGCCGGAGCAGTGGTCGGGATCATTGTCTTTTCCCGTATCCTGCATTATCTTCTCCGCAACTGGCACGCGGCCACGGTCAGCGTGCTGACCGGATTCATGCTCGGCGCGCTTCGCAAGGTCTGGCCCTGGAAGGAAATTCTCGACTCTGTGGTCATCCGGGGCAAGGTCCATGTCCTGAGCGAAAGAAACGTCCTGCCTTCGGGTGTGGACTCCGAGCTGTTCCTCGCTGTCGGCCTCGCCCTTGCGGGTGCCGCAGCCGTATTGGCATTGGAAATGTTGTCGCGGAGCCGTCCCGGTTCCGCTTCCTAG
- a CDS encoding Mrp/NBP35 family ATP-binding protein yields MSECSSCSSGSKENKQSAKQMIQDEMIKSTLAQIKYKLFIMSGKGGVGKSSVSVNLAAALAAKGYKVGLLDVDIHGPSVPTLLGLSGQLDVDRGSLILPKAYNENLHVVSMESLLKDPDQAVLWRGPMKTSAIRQFISDVQWGELDFLVVDSPPGTGDEPMTVLKTVPEALCVVVTTPQEVSLSDVRKSINFLQYAQANILGVVENMSGLICPHCHESIDLFKKGGGRDLAEKYGLEFLGAIPLDPATVVAGDRGTPVVLLEEDSYAKTALAQLADTVAEAAEKSLEAASTTHA; encoded by the coding sequence ATGAGCGAATGCAGTTCCTGCTCTTCCGGGAGCAAGGAAAACAAACAGAGCGCCAAGCAGATGATTCAGGACGAGATGATCAAGTCCACGCTGGCGCAGATCAAGTACAAGCTGTTCATCATGAGCGGCAAGGGCGGGGTGGGCAAGAGTTCCGTCTCCGTGAACCTGGCCGCCGCGCTGGCAGCCAAGGGGTACAAGGTCGGCCTGCTGGACGTGGACATTCATGGTCCCAGCGTCCCGACCCTGCTCGGACTTTCCGGTCAGCTCGACGTTGACCGCGGTTCCCTGATCCTGCCCAAGGCCTACAACGAGAATCTGCACGTTGTGTCCATGGAATCCCTGCTCAAGGACCCGGATCAGGCCGTGCTGTGGCGCGGTCCCATGAAGACTTCGGCCATTCGTCAGTTCATCTCCGACGTTCAGTGGGGCGAACTCGACTTTCTGGTCGTGGATTCCCCTCCGGGTACCGGCGATGAGCCCATGACCGTGCTCAAGACCGTTCCCGAAGCTCTGTGCGTGGTGGTGACCACCCCGCAGGAGGTTTCCCTGTCCGACGTGCGCAAATCCATCAACTTCCTCCAGTATGCTCAGGCCAACATCCTTGGCGTGGTGGAGAACATGAGCGGCCTGATCTGCCCGCACTGCCACGAGTCCATCGACCTGTTCAAGAAGGGCGGCGGACGCGATCTTGCGGAAAAGTACGGGCTGGAATTCCTCGGCGCCATTCCTCTGGACCCCGCAACCGTGGTTGCCGGAGACCGTGGAACGCCCGTGGTACTGCTCGAAGAGGATTCGTACGCCAAGACCGCGCTTGCCCAACTTGCAGACACTGTTGCCGAGGCCGCTGAAAAGAGCCTGGAAGCCGCCTCGACCACTCACGCTTAA